One region of Termitidicoccus mucosus genomic DNA includes:
- a CDS encoding TrbI/VirB10 family protein: protein MKRIIKFIKTPFGSMAALLACVAIGALLIHGGGNNERPITAATALPAPMERHTITRDGQELKIPAPSRPAAPAPERAEPGEEAVSRPRAARQNSDTAPARPKAPAILPISLLDKNTNATASADATAPSRNYAPYGRLIPCETVITLESSQLDTPVIGLVTEDVWHEGRLIIPAGAEVHGRAATDRARERIAASGQWIIVWRDRTTDNGMELVLNGIALDRDRDDVTGEFGLRDGAAGLAGQIIKTDDFQEIKLFASTFLAGMASGLQDMQDNGSLAGAGIAIPQATAKNASLAGTAGVLNAYAAQIQKRIEEDGFYVRVPAGKQFYIYVTQTLDKAKAARGNGSAKLWQKTDAENPTDAPAQERR, encoded by the coding sequence GTGAAACGCATTATAAAATTCATAAAAACCCCGTTTGGCAGCATGGCCGCGCTGCTGGCGTGCGTTGCCATTGGTGCGCTGCTCATCCACGGCGGCGGTAACAACGAGCGCCCGATAACCGCCGCCACCGCTTTGCCCGCCCCGATGGAGCGCCACACCATCACCCGCGACGGTCAGGAACTCAAAATCCCCGCGCCGTCGCGACCGGCAGCACCGGCCCCCGAGCGCGCCGAACCGGGAGAAGAGGCCGTTTCGCGTCCGCGCGCCGCCCGCCAGAACAGCGACACCGCGCCCGCCCGCCCCAAGGCCCCGGCCATTTTGCCCATCAGTCTTCTCGACAAAAATACAAATGCCACCGCCAGCGCGGATGCCACCGCGCCCTCGCGCAACTACGCTCCTTACGGACGACTCATCCCGTGCGAGACGGTCATCACGCTCGAATCCTCCCAGCTCGACACACCCGTCATCGGCCTCGTCACCGAGGATGTCTGGCACGAGGGGCGGCTTATTATTCCGGCGGGCGCGGAAGTCCACGGGCGCGCCGCGACGGACCGCGCCCGCGAGCGCATCGCCGCCTCCGGCCAGTGGATTATAGTCTGGCGCGACCGCACCACCGACAACGGCATGGAGCTTGTATTAAACGGCATCGCGCTCGACCGCGACCGCGACGACGTGACCGGCGAGTTTGGCCTTCGCGACGGCGCTGCCGGGCTTGCCGGTCAGATTATAAAAACCGACGATTTTCAGGAAATAAAACTCTTCGCCTCGACCTTCCTCGCGGGTATGGCCAGCGGCTTGCAGGACATGCAGGACAACGGCTCGCTTGCAGGGGCGGGCATCGCCATCCCGCAGGCCACCGCGAAAAACGCCTCCCTCGCCGGCACCGCCGGCGTGCTCAACGCCTACGCCGCGCAAATCCAGAAACGCATCGAGGAGGACGGCTTTTATGTCCGTGTCCCCGCTGGAAAACAGTTTTATATTTATGTCACCCAAACCCTCGACAAGGCGAAGGCCGCGCGCGGCAACGGCTCCGCCAAACTCTGGCAAAAAACCGACGCTGAAAATCCCACGGACGCACCGGCGCAGGAGCGGCGCTGA